The nucleotide sequence ATGAAACGGGCATGGTCGATTATAAGGGCTTTCAGAAAGACCGGGCTCAATTAAATTTATATCTTCAGAATTTATCGTCATACGACCCTACCAACGAATGGAGCGTTCAGGAACTTTTAGCCTATTATATAAATCTTTATAATGCTTATACAGTCGATGCCATCCTTCAAAATTACCCGGTAAAAAGTATAAAGGATATAAGTGGCGTCTGGACTAAAGGATCGGTTCCTGTTGGTGGCAGAGAATTATCGCTAGGCGGGATCGAAAACGGAATCCTTAGAAAAATGGACGAACCGCGAATTCATTTCGCTATCAATTGTGCGTCTATTTCGTGCCCAAAATTATTAAATGAAGCCTATACGGCATCAAAGATCAATGAACAATTGGAAATGGCTACCAGGGAGTTTATAAACAGTGATAAAAACGAGATCACGGCTAAAACCCCAAAAGTAAGTTCGATCTTCGATTGGTATAAAAGCGATTACAAGGTCGATGGACGCACCGATGTTATTGGTTTTATAAACAAATACAGTACAACAGAAATAAATCCGCGTGCAACCTTACAATACAAGGATTACAACTGGAATTTAAACGAACAATAAGCAAACACACACCACATGAAAACCTCATAGGATTGGCTTCTTATGGGGTTTTATTTTGTAGTTTTAGCTCATGATTAGCATTATCATTCCTGTATTAAATGAGGCCGGAAGCATAGGTAAGTTATTGGATCATCTCTGTGAAAATGCTTCGAAAGGACATATCCTTGAAATACTCATTGTGGATGGGAATAGTGATGATGGAACGGTTCAGGAAGTTTCAGATCACGCCGAATCTTCAACATTTAAAATTTCAGTAATTCTTTCCGAACGAGGACGCGCCAATCAAATGAATGCAGGGGCCAAAGCAGCAACGGGAAGCATATTGTATTTCCTTCATGCCGATT is from Constantimarinum furrinae and encodes:
- a CDS encoding DUF547 domain-containing protein, which gives rise to MKYILKRLAFVLLAVSVASCNLFSAAGLSSQGQPTKEVEGDLTSTTANSAVNVDHSQWDKLLKKYVDETGMVDYKGFQKDRAQLNLYLQNLSSYDPTNEWSVQELLAYYINLYNAYTVDAILQNYPVKSIKDISGVWTKGSVPVGGRELSLGGIENGILRKMDEPRIHFAINCASISCPKLLNEAYTASKINEQLEMATREFINSDKNEITAKTPKVSSIFDWYKSDYKVDGRTDVIGFINKYSTTEINPRATLQYKDYNWNLNEQ